In Equus quagga isolate Etosha38 chromosome 14, UCLA_HA_Equagga_1.0, whole genome shotgun sequence, one DNA window encodes the following:
- the LOC124225205 gene encoding uncharacterized protein LOC124225205: MRFVALLIHFCSLYFPVAAWLDNSLVRIAQTIANSTQAVDCWICLPRAQSTADHGDPLVHPVSDFTQVPDGDWVPTRDLRARTLMYRVRISHFPHENPADIACLTLPLSSSPALYWTQGPQQIPEYFEMAPPPPSGQLPMCAQRSARYPAEDIKSVVDYSFLERPWMERTGFKVGYYFYTNSSVGYYTHIEGESKVFCAPPGHVFVCKINNYPWATECLHNFTVSTQCLLGNLVTPFSLHSLNESKHWASSLKLYTRVARDLPGNVPARDEYFFGSTLLPWRGGAGHPHVLRSLSRTLTVIANETAKSLINAHASLDSLAKVVLDNRMALDYMLAERGGVCAVANASCCTYINTSSQVETSVEKIRRQATWLQQPLGPGASSALKGVDAGVGGWFLGLSSRVPAGIRSTLSGVLPLGFSLLLLVAGVYLTFKLILWCVPGICRISTETPTARKENWQKHLGAFCLENPLASPRFSRKQPDDRDAPFP; the protein is encoded by the coding sequence ATGAGGTTCGTCGCATTGCTGATTCATTTCTGTTCCCTGTATTTCCCAGTTGCCGCCTGGCTGGACAACTCTCTGGTGCGCATCGCACAAACCATCGCCAACTCGACGCAGGCCGTGGACTGCTGGATTTGCCTTCCGCGAGCTCAGTCCACTGCGGATCACGGGGACCCCCTGGTGCATCCCGTCTCGGACTTCACCCAGGTCCCCGACGGAGACTGGGTCCCCACGAGAGACCTCCGGGCTCGCACCCTTATGTACCGGGTGCGCATCAGTCACTTCCCCCACGAGAACCCCGCCGACATCGCCTGTCTGacgcttcctctctcctccagtccCGCCTTGTACTGGACCCAGGGCCCCCAGCAGATTCCCGAGTACTTTGAGATGGCGCCGCCTCCACCCTCGGGGCAGCTCCCCATGTGCGCCCAGCGGTCCGCCAGGTACCCAGCGGAGGACATCAAGTCGGTGGTCGACTATTCGTTTCTGGAGCGGCCGTGGATGGAACGAACCGGATTCAAAGTGGGTTACTATTTCTACACTAACAGCTCCGTGGGCTACTACACTCACATCGAAGGGGAAAGTAAGGTCTTCTGTGCCCCTCCCGGCCACGTTTTCGTTTGCAAGATTAATAATTacccctgggccacagaatgCCTCCACAATTTCACTGTTTCCACTCAGTGTCTCCTCGGAAACCTGGTCACCCCTTTCTCGCTCCACAGTCTGAACGAATCGAAACACTGGGCAAGCTCCTTAAAATTATACACCCGGGTCGCCCGGGACTTGCCGGGCAACGTTCCTGCCAGGGACGAGTATTTCTTCGGGTCCACGCTGCTGCCTTGGCGGGGCGGCGCGGGCCACCCGCACGTCCTCCGCAGCCTGTCTCGCACGCTGACCGTCATCGCGAACGAAACGGCCAAGTCCCTCATTAACGCGCACGCCTCCCTCGACTCGCTGGCCAAGGTCGTTTTGGATAATCGGATGGCCTTGGACTACATGCTTGCCGAACGCGGTGGGGTTTGCGCTGTAGCCAACGCCTCCTGTTGCACGTATATCAACACCTCGTCACAAGTAGAAACCAGCGTCGAAAAGATCAGGCGCCAGGCTACCTGGCTGCAACAGCCCTTGGGTCCTGGCGCCTCCTCCGCGCTGAAGGGTGTGGACGCGGGCGTCGGCGGCTGGTTTTTGGGTTTATCCTCCCGGGTCCCGGCAGGGATCCGGTCCACGTTGTCTGGCGTTCTACCTCTCggtttctctctgctcctcttggTGGCTGGCGTGTACCTTACTTTTAAACTCATTCTCTGGTGCGTTCCTGGTATTTGCAGAATTTCGACTGAGACCCCAACCGCCCGCAAAGAAAACTGGCAGAAGCACCTTGGAGCTTTCTGCCTCGAAAACCCGCTGGCGTCGCCCCGGTTCAGCAGGAAGCAGCCAGACGACCGCGACGCCCCTTTCCCGTAG